TTTGCCTCAAAGACTCAGCACGTAATCTAGGCGTCATAttacagttaagaaatattgcaaaacaagGGTAGTTTCTCTCCACTCGAGACAGATATATTAATACATGCTCTTgtatacagcaggttagactactgcGATGCCCTGCTATCAGGGAGCACCCACcactctttcaacaccttacagAGAATTCAGAACACAGCAGctagaattaataataataataataataattgcttacacttatatagcgcttttctggacactccactcaaagcgctttacaggtaatggggactcccctccaccaccaccaatgtgcagcatccacctggatgatgcgacggcagccatagtgcgccagaacgctcaccacacatcagctatcagtggggaggagagcagagtaatgtagccaattcatagaaggggattattaggaggccatgattggtaagggccaattggaaatttggccaggacaccggggttacacccctactcttttcgagaagcgccctgggatttttaatgaccacagagagtcaggacctcggttttacgtctcatccgaaggacggcgcctgtttacagtatagtgtccccatcactatactggggcattaggacccacatggactgcagggtgagcgccccctgctggccccactaacacctcttccagcagcaaccttagttttcccaggaggtctcccttccaggtactgaccaggctcacacctgcttagcttcagtgggttgccagttgtgagttgcagggtgataggaGCAGAAAGTACGACCATATAACCCACatacttagctctcttcattggcttcctgtcaggtacagggcggacttcaaaatccttctacttacaaggctctcagaggtcaggcacctgtctatctaatggaacttattaatgtcgatctcagtattcaaattcagactgaagacctattacttcagTCTAGCCTGCTCACACCTTAAATTATAGCCTGCTGaaaccatggctgctggtgctgctgtacatgccattgtgtgtctctgtgttggcccaccagatagctacatctgttctgaccaaactgtCCTATCCTTCTCCCCACGTGTCCAGGCTGGGCCCCAtttgagttggatgctgcatcactgctatggatccaagagggacatcgtggatacagctatcgtttaggaggatttttcTGGTCTAccgagatctgcatggagtactgacctACAGAAGACATGATAGATGGACTAATACACTTATTAatgtattcctttttttaattatataatgtaagcatgcccaaaggggttgggcagacagttgaccttggacccctagaggtttttttctccttactgaagagtttttggttcctctcctccgttgtcttctggcctttcctgttctgtattcacaacctgtatggtcacttgctttgtccagcgccttggggcaaccttgttgtgaaaggcgctatatcaaaataaattgcattGAATTGAATTCTGCAAGTCGCTCTTTAAATATCTCGCCTGTGACTTCGCCGGTTTCCCAGCTCACAGTCGGAGGACAGAGGCTGCCCAGGGGTGCAGCTCGGACCCCCAGTCGCCACACAGGCCGTGTTCTGCTGCAGTGAGGCCCGAGTCTGCCAGGTGTCAGAGGTCAATAGCCCTGGGGTCTCTCCAGCTCCCTGTGCCCCTGAGATAGGAGCCTGTTGTCTGTAGAGAGTAGCGAGGGGATCAACATGGCTGGACAACTTGCTCCATTCTCCCACAGCTCTTTGGGTAAAGAGGTGTCTCCTGTTTAAAAAACTACAACACTTGTTTGGTGTATTTAGACTGTTTCTTTACCAAGGAGCGATTGCTGTTCTATAAAAGGGATTTCACACAGCAGCAGTTTGGTGTTTTATGAGTAACGGTCTAGAACAAAATTAATCTGTAGCAAGAGTGAAGAATTAATGAGaatacccccccccacacacacacacatggcaGAACTGACAATTAACTAAATACAAGAACTAAGGGTGTTTCTACACTGTGTGGATAATTCAGTATTAGTGTAGGTCTTCTATTTGATGAATATTATCAAGATAGGTTTCAAAATAAAGCGTCTAaaactgctgccttgcaggtcTTGATTTTAATTCCGAATAGAAGAATCCTtctgtatggagtctgcatgtcTCCAGCCTAGAGCCCTGTTCCTGTTGAATTGGTATTAGCCCTACCGTGAGGCCCAGAGACAAACGTCTTAATTTAAACGTCTGGGGAATGGACGGGCGTTCACACGAGCCggatgaaagaaaataaaactaagcattttgaaattctttttttctgcccGTCTTGTACGAACAGTAATATCAAGGGCTTTCTGCTAACTGTCTCCTCCCGAGAAGCCGGGACGATGCTGAAGGATCTGGAGGAACTGCAATCCGAAGTAACAGGTTTAGAAAGAGCTTCAGGAATGTTGGTATTGACGGTAGAGAGTCGCCGTCTTTACTAAAGCCCCGTTGAAGAATCGCCATTGAAATAACTGATTTGGAAAATTTGAGATAATCAAAACCATAGAATACGGTTGTTCAGCATTTTATAAAAGCGTATCGGTGGAAAAACTCGAAATACTCCTAATTTCACGGGGATAAAACTGTCCTGTTTGACAAAACTTGTCCGTGTCCTTCTTAGAAACAGCGAGTCCGGGACTGTGTTAATGACACTGAACATAGAGCAAAATAAATCATCcgttttaaatatttcagaattcATTCTTATTGTGTTACATGACCGTCGGTCTCGACTGTATTATTTACACCTTGCTTTTATCTTTGCTGAGGGTTTAAGTACATTTATTTGAGAAATAGACGATGAAGTGCCGGGTGAGCACCGCCTTTCGTGTGCGCTGTTCTTGGACTCTGGGCAATTCTGTCAAAATGATCGTACAGAAAAATCTGTAACTCAACTGCATATTAAAGACCAGGGGGTTTTCTCCGTATTTCGTGTGGTTGATCATCGATTCGGTGTATCTGTGAGGATCACGGGGCAGTTTTGTGCGGGGAGAAAACACAAGTGCGAGCGGGCTGTGCGGAGcggagctgcagcagcagcagcggttGAGTCTCCACGGTTCTCATGCGGCCTTGAAGTTCCGCCTGCGCGCGGAGCCGCAGACAGTCCGACAGCAGACAGAGACGCAGCGATGGCAGAAGAAGTCGCtccggcccccgccgccgcgcCGGCCAAGGCGCCCAAGAAGAAGAGCGCCGCCAAGCCCAAGAAAGCGGGCCCCAGCGTGGGAGAGCTCATCCTGCAGGCCGTGTCCGCCTCCAAGGAGCGGAGCGGCGTGTCCCTGGCCGCCCTGAAGAAGTCCCTGGCGGCCGGCGGCTACGACGTGGAGAAGAATAACTCCCGCGTCAAGCTGGCCATCAAGAGCCTGGTGACCAAGGGCACCCTGGTGCAGACCAAGGGCACCGGCGCCTCGGGCTCCTTCAAGCTCAACAAGAAGCAGGCGGAGACCAAGACCAAGCCCGTGAAGAAAGCCGCCGCCGCCAAAGCCAAGAAGCCGGCGGCCAAGAAACCCGCAGCGGCTAAGAAGCCAGCGGCCGCCAAGAAGTCGCCCAAGAAGGCGGCGACCAAGAAGCCAGCGGCCGCCAAGAAGTCGCCCAAGAAAGCCGCGAAGCCCGCAGCGGCCAAGAAGGCGACCAAGAGCCCCAAGAAGGCCAAGAAGCCAGCGGCGCCTAAGAAGGCGAAGAGCCCGAAGAAAGCCAAGGCAGCGAAGCCCAAGGTGGCCAAATCCAAGACGGCCAAAGCTAAGAAAGCGGCTCCCAAGAAGAAGTGAGCGATCGACCCTCCGAGTTAATTTCCTACAAACCCAAAGGCTCTTCTAAGAGCCACCAGCCCTTCCGAGAGAGAGCGCAGACTTTCCCTTTTCGCCGCTTGAAAGCGCCGGTTCCCTCGATGTGGGGGGAGACATAATTATTTTACACGATGGGGGGATTGAGttgtagtttttaaaaatgatactgAAATGCGATACTGggtaaaatgtacaaatgtaaatattctAAATACTATTGTAGAGAGTGGGTGCGCAGAGGAGGTGTAGAATTAAAAGGCTTTTTTGTTAAACGTTCTGATCTCCATTGAACAGCGTTGTGACTCCTTGCATCTCTTCATTTAATGAATTTAGTTGAGGTGAAATGTTACACTGTTACATGGCACGGAGGTTTTCATTAGTGTGTGACTGCTAGTCTCGCAGCTATAGCGGACATGTGAAAAGACGTAACGTGACAGATGTATCACTCTAATAGCGACAATGGTGACTTTTCAATATCGAGCCCTCGGAGGCGGGTGATCCAGATTCTTATGGGAGTGGAGCTTAATTCCACTCAAGGTAGCGTGGTTACTGAGAGTCAGACGGTGGTGAAATTcactaaaatatacattttgtaaagCATAAAAAATGACCGTTTAAGCAAAGTGTTTTGCACATGAACTGTTGTAGTTTTGCTATTCGCCTGTTGTTCTGCACAtggcctgttgtctctgtttcTTATGCaactttattgttgtttttttaccacttaacgtctgagagctagctaaatagcatttcacaattacatatacctgtgtatgagaatAACGATAATAAGCTTGAAATTGAAAAACACATATTTGTCCTCGCTCGGCAGCAGAGCCGCGCTCTGTGTTCAGTGTCCGAATTTCCCTCCTGCCTGTTGATTGGTGGAGACCGAGAGCGCTGGTTGGCAACACTGATCTCTGATTGGGTGGAGAGCTTGTTCCCGTCCATCCAATCGAATTCAGCCGCGACTCTTCAAAAGCGGGGCGGCAGACAGCTTGTGATCAGTATTGTCAGACTTCTTCGGACAAGCTAGATATTACAAGATGAGCGGCAGAGGAAAGACCGGCGGTAAGGCCAGAGCCAAGGCCAAGACTCGCTCTTCCAGGGCCGGACTGCAGTTCCCTGTGGGCCGTGTCCACCGGCTGCTGCGCAAGGGAAACTATGCCGAGCGGGTCGGCGCCGGAGCCCCGGTGTATCTGGCCGCGGTGCTGGAGTACCTGACCGCCGAGATCCTGGAGCTGGCTGGCAACGCCGCCCGGGACAACAAGAAGACCCGCATCATCCCCCGGCACCTGCAGCTGGCCGTCCGCAACGACGAGGAGCTGAACAAGCTGCTGGGCGGCGTGACCATCGCGCAGGGCGGCGTGCTGCCCAACATCCAGGCGGTGCTGCTGCCCAAGAAGACCGAGAAGCCGGCCAAGAGCAAGTAAACAGCGCGGCAGAGACCTCCGACTGACCCCGAAcacaaaggctcttttaagagccaccCACAGCCTCTTGAAAAGAGCGAGTTCTGGTTACGTGTGTAACTTCAGCGTTTACACGGTTTTTCTAACATTTCAGTGGTGAAGCAGCGAGGTCATACAGTTCATAACATTTCTATATTCGCTTCGTTTTTAACCTTTTAATTACAAACCAAAGAGGTATTCCTTATTGTATTTGTAATTGGATTAATAAAATCCATATTATTATATTAGTCATTCAAGTGGTCTTGTCCCTCAGCACAACGCTCTCCTCCCGAGTCACACTTTTTACACTAGAAATTATATTAGTTAACGTTATTATAGTAGTATTATACTATGTCACTATTCTTGTCCTATAGTATAGCTAAAACAGTCATCAAAATCCTTGCCACTTTATAGGTATCAAGGTATTAAAACGCCTGAACTTGCTTTTAGTTTATAAATGAAGGAAAATCGATCTTTCTGTGTCTCTTATTAAACCGAGAGACCTGGAGCCGTTAAACCCGCGAGGAGTGTAGGAGCTGCGCGCTCGGTTTCAAACCGTCCAATCAGAGTTACACCCTCCTCCCCCCTGTGCCTTTCAACCAATCAGGACGGGGCTGTCTGCGCATATAAACCCGAGTGCGGGAAGTGGTTCTCAGTACACTGTTGACTGTGAAGAGCAGCGAGGAAGATGGCGAGAACCAAGCAGACCGCTCGCAAATCCACCGGCGGCAAGGCGCCCAGGAAGCAGCTGGCCACCAAGGCTGCCCGAAAGAGCGCCCCCGCCACCGGCGGCGTGAAGAAGCCCCACCGCTACAGGCCCGGCACCGTGGCTCTGCGGGAGATCCGCCGCTACCAGAAGTCCACCGAGCTGCTGATCCGCAAGCTGCCCTTCCAGCGCCTGGTGAGAGAGATCGCCCAGGACTTCAAGACCGACCTGCGCTTCCAGAGCTCCGCCGTCATGGCTCTGCAGGAGGCCAGCGAGGCTTACCTGGTGGGGCTCTTCGAGGACACCAACCTGTGCGCCATCCACGCCAAGAGGGTGACCATCATGCCCAAAGACATCCAGCTGGCCCGCCGCATCCGCGGGGAGCGCGCTTAGACACGGACCGCCTGCTGCAGCATCTTTTCCCTTGAAcacaaaggctcttttaagagccGCCACAATACTCGAGAGGGTCACATTATTCCATTATAGTCTGTACGAGGCACAATTCTCGTTTGGTTAGCTGATAAGTGAAATCCCTACCGGGAAGCGGTTTTCTACCAACTCGTGTAAAAGCCCCCCTGCACTGCTGCAGTACACCAGCGACACACGTCTCCCCTTTTGCTCTAAATTCGTTTTTCAGCATTCATATCCACAtttgaaagtgttcaaatgcaATTAATGCCCCCCCCTAGAGAAGATTCTTCTTTCCGGCATTCAAGCACCTCGGTTTAGAAGGTGCTTAAACACGAATTACGGATTTATTCCTACAGTGATTAAAGTCTTAGTACAGTTCATAATCCATACACCGTAgtatgttgtattttctgttccGTATGGGGCGTTTTGGTTCAGAAAAGAGCACCTCACATGTGCAATGGATTCTGAATTCGATATCGTTCTTCCTAGATACGTGGGTTCGGTATTGACACATTTCTTAATGCTGTCGGTATGGTATGGGTTTAGGTTTCTTTTGCTCTACAGTTTTATCCTGTAAGTCAAAAACGTGCTGCAGCACCGATTATCCTGTATTGCTAGCGCTCGATAAGACTGGGCTTTTCTCGAGTCCAGGTTCAAGCATTCAAACCACGTGGGGAGAATTTGCACAATCCTACAATGCCGTTGGTTAGGGAAGTAATCATGACAATTTCGAAGTGTAGCCTGTTTAAAGTTGCTGTGGTGGAGAGCTCTCCGGCAGGGAAGAGGTTCCTGTGCAGTCTGGGCTGCTGCTGCAGTCGGAGAAGAGGCGGGCTCGTGTGTCAGCGCGCCTCCTGTCTCAAGCAGGTCCGCTCTCAGGCTTGAAAAGAGAAGCGCCGCGGCTGcagcccagcagtgtgtgtcGTGTCACTAACTGATAACTAGAAGATGTCTGGAAGAGGCAAAGGCGGAAAGGGACTCGGGAAAGGAGGCGCTAAGCGTCACCGCAAGGTTCTCCGCGACAACATCCAGGGAATCACCAAGCCCGCCATCCGCCGCCTGGCTCGCCGTGGGGGAGTGAAGCGGATCTCCGGGCTGATCTACGAGGAAACCCGCggggtgctgaaggtgttcctggagaacgTCATCCGCGACGCCGTCACCTACACCGAGCACGCCAAGAGGAAGACCGTCACCGCCATGGACGTGGTGTACGCGCTGAAGCGCCAGGGCCGCACCCTGTACGGCTTCGGCGGCTAAACAGGAGCGGAGCTTCACTGCCGGACTGGACCCCGACGTATCAAcccaaaggctcttttaagagccaccCACATTATCAAAGTAGAGCTGAAATCTAAACTATCacttttggtgtttttttttaaccaaacaaGCAAGCAACATTTTGCGATTGCTGTGATGATTCCTAAATTGAGATGCAGAGCTTATCAATCGTTACATTAGTGTAGATCAGGTTGCTAATGAAATAGGTTATTGCTGAAAGCGTTTTGATGGAGTGGTAGTTCTTATTCTCATTACTACTAATTCTAATTAGGTCATGAGTAAAGAATGAAGCTCACttccttaatatttttatttttcacgcATGCTTCATGGCTTTTAAGAAAGAGCCGTTATCCCATCGGGCCGTTTCTAACCCTCCCCGCCCCGACAGGAAGCGGCTCAGCTTGGCTTGAAATCCACTTCATTCGCCAAAAGCTAGTCTCCTACATGCTATTTTGTAGAAAGGTTCAGTGTTTAGTTTTATTGTGCTCAGACTAATTTGAAACCAATGCTGAAGCTCAAAAGTGTGTGATAAAATGCTGTTGGTTGTTCCAAAGTGCTTTTAAAGTTGTCTAGAATATCACAAAAACTGTGCTTTTGACTCCAAGTTTGCACAAATCGCACGGTTTACGCCGAGCACAGTTTTCTAGGGTAGGAGACATAAGCGTAATGAGAGTCGGATTTCAGAAAATGTGCACGTAGTAGTAAATTGCTATTACAGAATGGGGTTCaacttctaaatgttttttattcttcatgctgggtttgtctttttaagaaagaacttgTGATATCGGGCCGTTTCTAACCCTCCCCGCCCCGACAGGAAGCTGCTCAGCTCTTTGTTCGCTCAGACTCGGCGAGAGGTCGAGACAAAGACGCCCGAAGCGCTTGAAAGCCATTTGCTTGAGAGCCTTTCTGCTTACGTTCATTTTGTAGAAAGGTTTAGTGTGATGTTTTCTTGTGCTCAGACTAATTTGCTCAAAAGTGTTGCGATAGGATGCTGTGAGTTCAGaactgattttaaaactgcCTAGAATATCACCAAGAGTCCTTTTGACTCCAAGTTTGCACAACTCGCACATTTTACGCCGAGCACATTTTTTCTAGGGTAGGGGACATAGGCGTTATGAGAGCGGGATTTCAATAAATCTGCACGTAATGTTAAACGGATCACACGGTCCTCTGTTCCTTTGAGCGCGGgcggaggggagagagaggcgcCTGGAGTCAGAGCGAGCGGCTCAGGCGCTCAGCCGTTTGAATTTCATTGGCGCAGAGCGCAGCCAATAGGAGAGCAGCTCTCTAGATGACCAATGAGCCGCCttctgagctgagctgagctgattTGCATGCGGGCGCTATAAATAGGGGGCTGTGAGTCTAGAACTCTCATGCCTGTTCTCACAGAGTGCAGTTTGTGAAGATGCCTGAACCAGCGAAATCCGCTCCCAAGAAGGGCTCCAAGAAAGCCGTGACCAAGACGGCCGGGAAGGGCGGCAAGAAGCGCAGAAAGACCAGGAAGGAGAGCTACGCCATCTACGTGTACAAGGTGCTGAAGCAGGTGCACCCGGACACCGGCATCTCGTCGAAGGCCATGGGCATCATGAACTCGTTCGTCAGCGACATCTTCGAGCGCATCGCCGGCGAGGCCTCCCGCCTGGCGCATTACAACAAGCGCTCCACCATCACCTCCCGGGAGATCCAGACCGCCGTGCGCCTGCTGCTGCC
This DNA window, taken from Lepisosteus oculatus isolate fLepOcu1 chromosome 23, fLepOcu1.hap2, whole genome shotgun sequence, encodes the following:
- the LOC138224629 gene encoding histone H1-like translates to MAEEVAPAPAAAPAKAPKKKSAAKPKKAGPSVGELILQAVSASKERSGVSLAALKKSLAAGGYDVEKNNSRVKLAIKSLVTKGTLVQTKGTGASGSFKLNKKQAETKTKPVKKAAAAKAKKPAAKKPAAAKKPAAAKKSPKKAATKKPAAAKKSPKKAAKPAAAKKATKSPKKAKKPAAPKKAKSPKKAKAAKPKVAKSKTAKAKKAAPKKK
- the LOC138224633 gene encoding histone H2AX-like, encoding MSGRGKTGGKARAKAKTRSSRAGLQFPVGRVHRLLRKGNYAERVGAGAPVYLAAVLEYLTAEILELAGNAARDNKKTRIIPRHLQLAVRNDEELNKLLGGVTIAQGGVLPNIQAVLLPKKTEKPAKSKVQLYYKMSGRGKTGGKARAKAKTRSSRAGLQFPVGRVHRLLRKGNYAERVGAGAPVYLAAVLEYLTAEILELAGNAARDNKKTRIIPRHLQLAVRNDEELNKLLGGVTIAQGGVLPNIQAVLLPKKTEKPAKSK
- the LOC138224672 gene encoding histone H3, encoding MARTKQTARKSTGGKAPRKQLATKAARKSAPATGGVKKPHRYRPGTVALREIRRYQKSTELLIRKLPFQRLVREIAQDFKTDLRFQSSAVMALQEASEAYLVGLFEDTNLCAIHAKRVTIMPKDIQLARRIRGERA
- the LOC138224732 gene encoding histone H4, translating into MSGRGKGGKGLGKGGAKRHRKVLRDNIQGITKPAIRRLARRGGVKRISGLIYEETRGVLKVFLENVIRDAVTYTEHAKRKTVTAMDVVYALKRQGRTLYGFGG
- the LOC138224849 gene encoding histone H2B 1/2 isoform X2; the protein is MPEPAKSAPKKGSKKAVTKTAGKGGKKRRKTRKESYAIYVYKVLKQVHPDTGISSKAMGIMNSFVSDIFERIAGEASRLAHYNKRSTITSREIQTAVRLLLPGELAKHAVSEGTKAVTKYTSSK